In Achromobacter pestifer, the DNA window GTCAGTCATGGGCGAATCCTTGAGGACGCAGGCGCAGCGTCAGCGCGGCCAGGACGGCGATGGTGACGCCGCCCAGGATCGGGCTGACGTAGACGCTTACCAGCACCTGGCAGGCGCCGTAGACCAGGCAGGTCAGCATGAGCGCGGTGATCGAATGCCCCGACACCATGACCAGCATGAAGGCGCTGACCAGCCACGGCAGTCCCATGTTCGGATCGACGCTGGACAAGGGCGTGATCAGCGCGCCGGCCAGCGCGCCCAGCCCCGCGCCCAGGCCGAAGGTGGTGAAACGGATGCGCTCGGCGTTGATGCCCAGGCCGCGCGCCAGGTCCTCGTTCATGATCACCGCCCGGGTCCGCACGCCAAAGCGCGTGCCGCTGAGCAGCAGCGTCATGGCCGCATACATCAGCAGGGCCGCCGGCACCAGGAACAGCCGGTACGCCGAATACTCCGTGCCCAGGAAGGACACGGCGCCATGGATGGGCGAATCCGCGAACTTCACTTCGCGCCCGAACGCCATGGTGATGAGCTGGCCGATCACGATGCCCAGCCCCCAGGTGGCCAGGATGGCGTCCAGCGGCCGCTTGTACAGCGGCTGCACAATCAGGCGTTCCACGCCCATGCCCACCAGCACGCCGACCGCCAGCGCGAACGGCAGCGCCAGCCAGGGGTTCAGCCCCAGCTGCGTCACCACCAGGCTGGCATAGCTGCCCAGCGTAAGAATCGCGCCATGCGCGAAATTGACGATCTTCATCACGCCGAAGATGATCATCAGCCCGGCCGTCACGATGAACAGCATGGCGGCCGTGCTCAGGATGTCCAGCAGCAAACCCATATCGCTCTCCGGCGCCGCCGGCAGGACCGGCGGCGCGTGTCATGGCATGGCCGTCACTTCAGGTCCGGACACTGGGCGCCCGGGTCGACTTTGTCGAAGGTCTGCAGGATCTTGATGGAACCGTCCTGCTGCACCTGTCCCAGGCGCATGGTCAGCGCCGCGTGGCGCTGGCGGTCCATGGTCACCGGGCCGCGCGGGCCGTCGAACGTGACCGCGCTCAATGCCTGCACCACCTTGGGCGCATCGGTGCCGCCGGCCTTTTCGACCGCCGCCTTGTACAGGTAGAAGGCTTCATACTGCGGCGCGGAGAACTCGTTGGCGGTCTTGGCGTCGTTGCCGAACTTCGCCTTCAGGCCGTCCAGGAATTTGCGGTTCTGCGGCGTGTCGATGCTGGTCAGGTACGAGGCCGACATGTACATGCCCACCGCCGTGTCGCCCATGGTCTTGGCGGTGCCCTCGTCGATCGCCAGATTGCCGTAAGGCATGGACAGGCCTGCCGCCTTGACCTGCTTGGCCAGGCTGACATTGGGCCCGCCGCCCGCCGTCGAGCTGATCAGCGCGTCCGGATTGGCCGAGCGTATCTTTGAAATCACCGGCGTCCAATCGGAGCCATCGATGGGCAGGTATTCCTCGCCCACCACGCGTCCACCCTGCTTTTCGATGTATTCCCGCGTGAACTTGAGCATGCCGCGGCCGAAGGCATAGTCGCTGCCGACCAGGAAGAAGGTCTTGGCCTTGCGGTCCTGCATGAAGTGATCCACCACCGGCGCGACCTGCTGCTCCGGCACCCAGCCGTTCACGTGCAGCCAGCGGTTGCAGGAACGGCCTTCATAGAATGACGTGTAGATGTACGGCACCTTGCCGCGCGACACGATGGGCAGCGCGGCATTGCGCGCCGCGCTGGTTTCCATGGCGATGATGGCGTCGACCTTCTTCTGGAACACCAGGGTGTCATACGCCTTCTGCGCCCCGACCGCGCCCGAGGCGTCATCGGCGATCTCCAGCACGATCTGGCGGCCCAGGATGCCGCCGGCCGCATTGATCTCATCGGCCGCCAGTTGCGAGGCTTGCACCACGCCTGGCGCGACCACGCTATTGGCGCCCGACAGGCCGACGGGCACGCCGATGCGCAGCGGTTCGGCGGCATGCGCGCTGGCCGCGCCAGCCAGCAATGCGACAAACGACAGACGGATCCGGCAGCTATTGAATAGGCTCTTCATGGGTTTTCTCCTTGGGGGGAACGACTGTCGTTCAGCGTTGCGCCAGGCTTGCCGCGCCCAACTGCTCGTCATAGATATCGCGGCGCCTGTCGCGCAGCACGTGGTTGAAATCATTCAATTGGCGCGCACGGCGCGAGGCCTTCAGGTCTATGGGCGCCAGCAGCACCTCCTCCTGGTCGACGCTGGCCGGCCCCGCGGCGGTCCAGCCCTGGGAGCCCACGATCAGGCTGCGGCCCACGAAGGGCTGGCCGCGCTCGGTGCCGATGCGGTCGGCGCACACCACCGTCAGGCCGTTGCTGTGGGCGCCGCCCATGGTCAGCGCGTGCGCCATGACCGGCCCGTCGCGCGTCTGTCCCGGCATCGGCACCCAATTGGTGGGCACCGCCACGATGTCCGCGCCGCGCACCGCCAGCAGCCGGTAGACCTCGGGAAACCAGCCGTCGTAGCAGATCGCCACGCCGATGCGTCCCAGCTCGGTATCGAACACCGGCAAGCCCAGGTCGCCGGCTTCGAAGTACAGATTCTCATCGCCCCACAGATGCAGCTTCCGATAAGTCCCCACATACCCTTCGGGGCCGGCGACCAGCGCGGAGTTGTAGAGACGGCCGCCGGCGCGTTCGGCGATGCCTGCCACCAGGTAGATCCCGAGCCGCTGGGCCAACGCGATCCATGCCTGCGAGCTGGGGCCTTCCGGCACCGTCTCGGCCAGGGCATGGGCTTCCTCGCGGCTTTCGAACATGTAGCCGGTGTTGGCCAGTTCGGGCAGCACCACCAGCCGTGCCCCCTGGGCCGCCGCCTGCTCCACCAGTTCGATCGAACGAGCGATGTTGGCGGCGACTTCGCCGATGGCGGGCTCCATCTGCACACTGGCCACCCAGGTCACGGAGGCGGGAGAACGTTGCGGATCCGACGCTTGCATGCGAGCTCCATATTCGGAAATTGAAAACGAAAAAGCCCCCGACCACGCATTGCGTGCACGTCGGGGGCTTTCATAGCCAAACTGTATGTTCAAGCAGCAATCATTGCTGCGGGGTACTGCAAGCCGTTCAGGTCAATGTTGACCGTGTGCGAATGATAGGGAGGCCCGGGTTCCTGGGACAATAAGTGCTTTCCCGGACGCTGGACCAGCCCGCCCAAGCGCGCCCGCGGCCGCTGCGTCATTGCGACGCATTGGGCCGTCCCGCCCGGCTTGGCATAATACGCAGCCATGAGCAAACCCGCAGCACATCACCCTCCTCTTGCCGCAGGCTGGCTGTCCAGCGCGCCGCCCATCCTGCCCCCTGCCCCGCGCCATTGGCTGTTCCGCCCCGGCGCGCTGACCGCCGGCCTGCGCCAGGTCGGCCAGGTGCGCCTGCGCGTGCTGGCCGAGTACGCGGATGGTGCGCCGCTGGATGAAGCCCGGGCGATGGGCATCGCGCCCGGCACGCCGGTGTGGATCCGCGAAGTGCTGATGTCGGTGAACGGCGTGGACAGCGTGCCCGCGCGCAGCCTGACGCCGCTGCGCGCGTCCCACGGCGCCTGGCAAGGCATGCGCCGCCTCCTGACGCGCCCGCTGGCCGACATGCTCTACCACGACAGCACGGTCGTGCGTACGCCTTTCGCCTGCCGCCGGCTGGCCTCGCCGGTACCGTTCCATGGCACCGCGCTGGGCGTATTGACCCCCACCGCACAGCGCGACCGCGACGCCGGCCGCATCTGGGCGCGTCGCTCCGTCTTCTGGCGCCAGGGCCAGCCGCTGCTGGTGGCCGAATGCTTCCTGCCGGCATTCTGGGAACTGGTCGCCGACCAGCCGGTGCCGCCGCTGGTGCCGCACCAGCGCACGCCGCGCTGAAGCGCCGGCCTCAGCCTTCGTAGCGGCGTCCGCGCTCCAACAGCTCGGGCGTGCCGATGACGGCGTTCAGGCCGTCGAAGTCCAGCATGCCCTCGCGCCACGGCGCGGTGGTGCCATGCGCGCGCAGGCTGCCGTAGTAGCCTTGCAAGGTATGAGCCACGGCGCGCGCCGTGCCGCCCGGGAAAATGACGATGCGGAATCCCAGCGCGGTCAGCGCATCGGCGCTTTGCACCGGGGTCTTACCCCCTTCGACCATGTTCGCCAGCAGCGGCACGCGCTGCGCAAAACGGCTGCAAGCCGCCTGCATCTGCTCGGGCGTGCGCAGGGCTTCGATGAACAGCGCGTCCGCACCCGCTTCCAGATACGACTCGGCGCGGTCCAGCGCGGCGTCCAGGCCTTCCACCGCCAGGGCGTCGGTGCGCGCCAGGATCAAGGTCGACGCATGAACGCGCGCATCCACTGCCGCCCGCAGCTTGCCGCCCATCTCCGCGGCCGGAATCACGGTCTTGCCGTCCAGGTGGCCGCAGCGCTTGGGAAAGGTCTGGTCCTCCAGCTGGATCATGGCCGCGCCCGCGCGCTCCAGGCCGCGCACCGTGCGCTGCGTGTTCAAGGCATTGCCGAAGCCGGTGTCGGCGTCCACGATGACGGGCGTGGCCACCCGCTCGGTGATGCGGGCCAGCGTGTCCTCGACTTCGCTATAGGTGGTGAGGCCGATGTCCGAACGCCCCAGCCGCGTGTACGCGATGGATGCGCCCGACAGGTAGAGCGCGCCGAACCCCGCCTGTTCGGCGATCAGGGCGGACAAGGCGTCATAGACGCCCGGAGCCAACACGGCGCCGCCGGCCAGCTGTGCTTGCAGATTCTGTTTTTGCATGGTCTGGAAAATCCTAGGAAAGCTCGCGGCCCAGCAACGATGCGGCGGTCGCCGCGGCGATATGGCCGCCCGCCACCGCGCTGAGCAGGCCATTGCCCGACAGGTAGCCGGACACGTCGTTGCCCGACACGCCGCGTGCCGCGCCGCCGGCGGCCAGCAGATTGGGCAAGGCATGGCCCGCCTGGTCCAGTACGCGGCAGTGCGCGTCGATGTCCAGGCCGCCTTGCGTATGGAACAGCGCGCCCGTCACCTTGATGGCGTGGTATGGCGCTTGCAGCGCGCGCTCGAAGCGCCGGCCGTGCACATCGGCGGCGTCGGGGGCCACGCCCGCGAGCGTCCCGCGCAGCGTCGCTTCGTCGCAACCGATCAGGGCCGCCAGCGCCGCGACGTCCACGCAGGTCTTCAGCGCCTGGCCCGCTTCCGCCTGGACGAAGTCCGGGAAGCCGCGCGCCAGCGCCAGCGTGCGGTCGTCGAATACGTTCCAGGCAAGGGCGCCGGGTTGCGCCAGCACATGGACCGCGGCCTCGGAGTAACCGTGGGTCTCGTCGTGAAAGCGCCGCCCCGCCCCGTTGATCTGCACACCGCCGTCCATCATCACGGCCCAGGAAATCAGCGCGCCCTGGGCCGCGGCCCAGGAACCGTGGCCCTGATAGCCGCCCAGGTCGGCCAGATGCGCGCCCAGCTGAGCGCCCCATTCGATCGCGCTGCCGTCATTGCCGACATGGCCGCCGTAGACGGCCCCGCGCATGGCCGGCAAATACTCGCCCACCATCGCCGCATTGCCGCCAAAGCCGTTGCAGGCCAGGATCAGCACGTCGCAGCCGATCACGTCGATGGAGCCATCCGGCCGCTCGCAGCCCACCGCCGTAATGCGGCCGGCTTCGTCCGTCCAGATCTGCCGCGCCAGGGCGCGGGTCAGCAAGTAGGCGCCGGCCCCCGTGGCGGCGCGCTCCAGCGCGGCAACCAGGGCAGCGCCGGTGCGCTCGGGCAAGGTGTGCATGCGGCGGGCGGTATGGCCCGGGTACAGAAAGCCGTCCAGCACCTGGAAATCCAGTCCGTGACGCGCCAGATTGTCCACGGCGGCCGCGGCCGCCCCGGTGTAGGCGGCCACCAGCCGTGGCGCGGCCGTGCCGCCAGCCTTGGCCTGGATGTCGGCGGCAAAGCGCTGCGCGTCGTCCTCGATGCCGGCGGCCCGCTGCGCCGCCGAGCCCGCCGCCGGAATGAAGCCGGACGACAACGCGGTGGAGCCGCTGGGCGCCGCATCGCGCTCGATCAGCACGGTTTCGATGCCAGCCTCGGCCAGGCGCAGCGCGGCGGTCAGGCCGCAAGCGCCGGCGCCGATGATGGCCACCGGCACATGCATCGCGTCCGCGCCGGGCGCAGCGCCCCGCAGGACCTGCGGCGCACTCACGAGGCCAGCCTGTCCAGGAAATCCTGGCAGGACAGCACATCGGCCACGGTGCGCAGGTCCGCCAGCGCGGCATCGTGCATGGCCGGCGTGGGCGCGGCGCAGCCGTCGGCCAGCACCGCCACGTGATAATCCCGCATGTGGGCGTCGCGCGCCGTGCTGGCCACGCCGCCGTTGGTGACGATGCCGGCGATCACCACGTTGGAAATGCCCGCGCGCCGCAGCACCCAGTCCAGTTGGGTATTGAAGAAGGCGGAGTACGCCACCTTCCACACCGACACGTCCACCAGTCCGTCCAGCTCGGCCACATTGGCCTGCCCCTTGGAGCCGGCGACGAAATCACCCTTGCGCAGGAACGGGCGCAACTGCCGCAGATGCGGCGAAATCATGGGTTCGCCATGGGCGTCCGGCCACAGCGTGAACTGGCTGGCCGCCACGAAGCCGCCTCGCTCCTTGAGCTTGCGGGCCACGGGCGCCACGCGGGCGGGCAAGGCGCGCGCCTGCGGGCTGACCGCGCCGCCGCGGTCGTAGGCGCCGCCTGGCGCCAGGAAGTCGTTCTGCAGGTCGATGATGACCAGCGCGGTGCTGCGGGGATCGAAGGCAGACATGGGCGCGGCTCCTAGGAAGCTTGGCGGGCGATCAGCAGATTGCCCAGGGAATCGACCTGGCCGCCAAAGCCCGGTTCGATCCAGATCGTGGTGTCCGGCTGCTCCAGGATGGCGGGGCCCGCCACCTCTGCGCCCACCGGCAGGTCCAGCCGCGCATGGCGCACGGCGTCGTGCCATTGCCCGCCGTGGAAAACGGCTTGCGTGCCCAGCGCATCCGGCATCTCGGTGCTGGTCGGCGCCAACAGCGCCAGGTCGAACTTGGGCCGCTGGCCGATGCGCGCATAGCGCAGGTTCAGGATGCGCACGGCAATGCCTTCCAGGCTGCGGCCGAAGGCGGCGCGATAGGCACGGTCGAACGCGGCGCCGATGCCCGCGAGGTTCAGTTCGGCGCGGCTGACTTCGACCCGCACGGTATGGCTCTGGCCGACATACAGCATGTCCAGCTCGATGCTCTCGCGTATGCCCTCGAAGCCCACGCCGGCGGAATCCAGCCGATCCTGGCAAGCCAGCGCCAGGCCGTCGATACGGGCCAGCAAGTCGTCGGCGTCCAGGGCGGCCAGCGCCACGTTCAGGGTCTGCACGCCGTCATGCCGCATGTCGGCCATGACGCAGCCCAGGGCCGAGGTCACGCCGGGATAGCGCGGCACGATGCCGCGAACGGCGTCCACCTCGTTCATCATGGCGCAAACGTGCAGCGCGCCGCCGCCGCCAAACGGCATGTAGGCGAACTTGCGCGGATCGTGGCCGCGCTCAATGGAAACGACGCGGATCGCGCCCGCC includes these proteins:
- a CDS encoding isocitrate lyase/PEP mutase family protein yields the protein MQKQNLQAQLAGGAVLAPGVYDALSALIAEQAGFGALYLSGASIAYTRLGRSDIGLTTYSEVEDTLARITERVATPVIVDADTGFGNALNTQRTVRGLERAGAAMIQLEDQTFPKRCGHLDGKTVIPAAEMGGKLRAAVDARVHASTLILARTDALAVEGLDAALDRAESYLEAGADALFIEALRTPEQMQAACSRFAQRVPLLANMVEGGKTPVQSADALTALGFRIVIFPGGTARAVAHTLQGYYGSLRAHGTTAPWREGMLDFDGLNAVIGTPELLERGRRYEG
- a CDS encoding substrate-binding protein, with translation MKSLFNSCRIRLSFVALLAGAASAHAAEPLRIGVPVGLSGANSVVAPGVVQASQLAADEINAAGGILGRQIVLEIADDASGAVGAQKAYDTLVFQKKVDAIIAMETSAARNAALPIVSRGKVPYIYTSFYEGRSCNRWLHVNGWVPEQQVAPVVDHFMQDRKAKTFFLVGSDYAFGRGMLKFTREYIEKQGGRVVGEEYLPIDGSDWTPVISKIRSANPDALISSTAGGGPNVSLAKQVKAAGLSMPYGNLAIDEGTAKTMGDTAVGMYMSASYLTSIDTPQNRKFLDGLKAKFGNDAKTANEFSAPQYEAFYLYKAAVEKAGGTDAPKVVQALSAVTFDGPRGPVTMDRQRHAALTMRLGQVQQDGSIKILQTFDKVDPGAQCPDLK
- a CDS encoding branched-chain amino acid ABC transporter permease, with amino-acid sequence MGLLLDILSTAAMLFIVTAGLMIIFGVMKIVNFAHGAILTLGSYASLVVTQLGLNPWLALPFALAVGVLVGMGVERLIVQPLYKRPLDAILATWGLGIVIGQLITMAFGREVKFADSPIHGAVSFLGTEYSAYRLFLVPAALLMYAAMTLLLSGTRFGVRTRAVIMNEDLARGLGINAERIRFTTFGLGAGLGALAGALITPLSSVDPNMGLPWLVSAFMLVMVSGHSITALMLTCLVYGACQVLVSVYVSPILGGVTIAVLAALTLRLRPQGFAHD
- a CDS encoding chorismate--pyruvate lyase family protein; the encoded protein is MSKPAAHHPPLAAGWLSSAPPILPPAPRHWLFRPGALTAGLRQVGQVRLRVLAEYADGAPLDEARAMGIAPGTPVWIREVLMSVNGVDSVPARSLTPLRASHGAWQGMRRLLTRPLADMLYHDSTVVRTPFACRRLASPVPFHGTALGVLTPTAQRDRDAGRIWARRSVFWRQGQPLLVAECFLPAFWELVADQPVPPLVPHQRTPR
- a CDS encoding nitrilase family protein, which encodes MQASDPQRSPASVTWVASVQMEPAIGEVAANIARSIELVEQAAAQGARLVVLPELANTGYMFESREEAHALAETVPEGPSSQAWIALAQRLGIYLVAGIAERAGGRLYNSALVAGPEGYVGTYRKLHLWGDENLYFEAGDLGLPVFDTELGRIGVAICYDGWFPEVYRLLAVRGADIVAVPTNWVPMPGQTRDGPVMAHALTMGGAHSNGLTVVCADRIGTERGQPFVGRSLIVGSQGWTAAGPASVDQEEVLLAPIDLKASRRARQLNDFNHVLRDRRRDIYDEQLGAASLAQR
- a CDS encoding cysteine hydrolase family protein; translated protein: MSAFDPRSTALVIIDLQNDFLAPGGAYDRGGAVSPQARALPARVAPVARKLKERGGFVAASQFTLWPDAHGEPMISPHLRQLRPFLRKGDFVAGSKGQANVAELDGLVDVSVWKVAYSAFFNTQLDWVLRRAGISNVVIAGIVTNGGVASTARDAHMRDYHVAVLADGCAAPTPAMHDAALADLRTVADVLSCQDFLDRLAS
- a CDS encoding FAD-dependent oxidoreductase, which codes for MSAPQVLRGAAPGADAMHVPVAIIGAGACGLTAALRLAEAGIETVLIERDAAPSGSTALSSGFIPAAGSAAQRAAGIEDDAQRFAADIQAKAGGTAAPRLVAAYTGAAAAAVDNLARHGLDFQVLDGFLYPGHTARRMHTLPERTGAALVAALERAATGAGAYLLTRALARQIWTDEAGRITAVGCERPDGSIDVIGCDVLILACNGFGGNAAMVGEYLPAMRGAVYGGHVGNDGSAIEWGAQLGAHLADLGGYQGHGSWAAAQGALISWAVMMDGGVQINGAGRRFHDETHGYSEAAVHVLAQPGALAWNVFDDRTLALARGFPDFVQAEAGQALKTCVDVAALAALIGCDEATLRGTLAGVAPDAADVHGRRFERALQAPYHAIKVTGALFHTQGGLDIDAHCRVLDQAGHALPNLLAAGGAARGVSGNDVSGYLSGNGLLSAVAGGHIAAATAASLLGRELS